A genome region from Solanum pennellii chromosome 12, SPENNV200 includes the following:
- the LOC114075240 gene encoding putative F-box protein At1g32420: MEECNYIFACLPDKLIGEILKKLPAKSLMKFKCVSKSFNSLISDPSFIESHQKSYMTEFFINRLRMEYYRLSKTDEDLSTCPLEYLDQSCFRNLKYMQSTNGLVCLWNNHGDIAICNPFIKQHIFLPRQQHYSRTIYAIGFDPTTKTHKVFKEEIIFESGKVMYSIFTIGIDKSWREINGWINFRPMFENSVCIDGVIYFINNCVRNVIAFSVRHEKFIRRIPFPTKEWPLRWCDFTPILVETKGQVAILGHVYFDFGKIALYILNGTSEIEPWVKHIIELPLEYKNITRSLSFLSTTNPKGDILSIPETKNPPLFLYDDEKKEWRIVAKNRIYAQSLHIRDGAQIYLSLVESIWPLK, encoded by the coding sequence ATGGAAGAGTGCAACTATATATTCGCATGTCTCCCAGACAAACTCATCGGTGAAATTCTGAAAAAACTTCCTGCTAAGTCTCTAATGAAGTTTAAGTGCGTTTCTAAATCCTTTAACTCCCTTATATCAGATCCTTCATTCATTGAATCACATCAAAAAAGTTACATGACTGAATTCTTCATAAATCGTCTAAGAATGGAATATTATAGATTATCAAAAACTGATGAAGACCTATCTACTTGTCCCCTTGAATACTTAGATCAATCATGTTTTCGAAATCTTAAATACATGCAATCAACCAATGGCCTAGTTTGTCTATGGAACAATCATGGAGATATTGCTATTTGCAATCCTTTTATAAAACAACACATCTTTCTTCCTCGTCAACAACATTACAGCAGGACGATTTACGCCATTGGTTTTGATCCTACCACCAAAACACATAAAGTATTTAAGGAAGAAATAATCTTTGAAAGTGGTAAGGTGATGTATTCGATTTTCACCATTGGGATAGATAAATCGTGGAGAGAAATTAATGGTTGGATCAATTTTCGCCCCATGTTTGAGAATAGTGTTTGCATAGACGGagttatttatttcataaataattgcGTACGTAACGTAATTGCATTCAGTGTTAGACatgaaaaatttattagaagGATTCCATTCCCTACAAAAGAATGGCCATTAAGGTGGTGTGATTTTACTCCAATATTAGTAGAAACAAAGGGACAAGTTGCAATTTTAGGTCatgtatattttgattttgggaaAATTGCTTTATATATTCTTAATGGTACTAGTGAAATTGAGCCATGGGTGAAACATATAATTGAGTTACCattagaatataaaaatataactcGATCTCTTAGTTTTTTATCAACCACCAATCCAAAAGGAGATATATTGTCAATTCCAGAGACTAAGAATCCACCATTGTTCTTATATGACGATGAAAAGAAAGAATGGAGAATAGTTgcaaaaaatagaatttatgcaCAAAGTTTACATATTCGAGATGGGGCTCAAATTTACCTAAGTCTTGTGGAGAGTATTTGGCCCTTGAAATAA
- the LOC107007656 gene encoding citrate synthase, glyoxysomal-like has product MENGNSSSVARGRLAVLSAHLAASLNVSDLTTFKILETSGVSAVSGVEPPRNLKGALTIIDERTGKKYPVQVSEDGTIKANDLKKITTGQNDKGLKLYDPGYLNTAPVRSSICYIDGDAGILRYRGYPIEELAEGSSFLEVAYLLLYGNLPSENQLADWEFTVSQHSAVPQGLLDIIQSMPHDAHPMGVLVSAMSALSVFHPDANPALRGQDIYKSKQVRDKQIVRILGKAPTIATAAYLRMAGRPPVLPSNNLSYAENFLYMLDSLGNRSYKPNPRLARVLDILFILHAEHEMNCSTAAARHLASSGVDVYTAIAGAVGALYGPLHGGANEAVLKMLSEIGSVENIPEFLEGVKNRKRKMSGFGHRVYKNYDPRAKVIKTLADEVFSIVGRDPLIEVAVALEKAALSDEYFVKRKLYPNVDFYSGLIYRAMGFPTEFFPVLFAIPRMAGYLSHWKESLDDPDTKIMRPAQVYTGVWMRHYMPLKERSPHSEADKLGHVSVSNATKRRLAGSGA; this is encoded by the exons ATGGAGAACGGAAattcttcatcagttgctcGAGGGAGATTAGCGGTGCTTTCAGCTCATCTCGCAGCATCACTCAACGTTTCCGATTTAACAACCTTTAAAATTCTAGAAACTTCCGGTGTTTCCGCCGTTTCCGGCGTCGAACCTCCGCGGAATCTAAAAGGTGCGTTGACGATCATCGATGAACGGACCGGTAAGAAGTATCCGGTTCAGGTTTCTGAGGATGGCACTATCAAAGCCAACGACTTGAAGAAG ATAACAACAGGACAGAATGATAAGGGTCTTAAGCTTTATGATCCAGGCTATCTCAACACGGCACCTGTTAGGTCATCAATATGTTATATTGATGGTGATGCCGGTATCCTTAGATATCGAGGCTACCCTATTGAAGAGCTGGCCGAGGGAAGTTCCTTCTTGGAAGTGGCATATCTTTTGT TGTATGGTAATTTACCATCTGAGAATCAGTTAGCAGACTGGGAGTTCACAGTGTCACAACATTCAGCAGTTCCACAAGGACTCTTG GATATCATACAGTCAATGCCACATGATGCTCATCCAATGGGGGTTCTTGTCAGTGCAATGAGTGCTCTTTCCGTTTTTCATCCTGATGCAAATCCAGCTCTGAGA GGGCAGGATATATACAAGTCTAAACAAGTGAGAGATAAACAAATAGTTCGGATCCTTGGCAAg GCACCTACAATTGCTACAGCTGCTTACTTAAGAATGGCTGGCAGGCCACCTGTCCTTCCATCCAACAATCTCTCATATGCGGAGAACTTCTTGTACATGCTAGATTCATT AGGTAATAGGTCTTACAAACCCAATCCCCGACTTGCTCGTGTGCTCgatattcttttcatattacaTGCAGAACATGAGATGAATTGCTCTACAGCTGCGGCACGTCATCTTGCTTCAAG TGGGGTTGATGTATACACAGCAATAGCAGGAGCTGTGGGAGCTTTGTATGGCCCTCTCCATGGGGGTGCCAATGAG GCTGTGCTGAAGATGCTCAGTGAGATTGGAAGTGTTGAAAATATTCCAGAGTTCCTTGAGGGTGTCAAGAACAG GAAACGAAAGATGTCTGGTTTTGGGCACCGTGTCTACAAAAACTATGATCCCAGAGCAAAAGTCATCAAGACGCTGGCCGATGAAGTATTTTCTATTGTGGGTCGCGATCCTTTAATTGAG GTTGCTGTTGCTCTGGAAAAAGCTGCACTCTCAGATGAGTACTTTGTAAAACGGAAGCTGTATCCAAACGTTGATTTCTACTCTGGTTTAATTTACAG gGCAATGGGATTTCCAACAGAATTCTTTCCTGTCTTGTTTGCAATTCCTCGGATGGCCGGTTACTTGTCTCATTGGAAAGAGTCCCTTGATGATCCTGATACCAAGATTATGAGACCCGCACAG GTGTATACTGGTGTATGGATGCGTCACTATATGCCTCTCAAAGAACGATCACCACATTCCGAAGCAGACAAGCTCGGTCACGTCTCCGTCTCCAACGCCACCAAACGACGATTGGCTGGTTCAGGGGCCTAA
- the LOC107007420 gene encoding protodermal factor 1-like isoform X2: MGNYKQISLILWAALLIHNLVIPVMARASFEEQKTYYSPDPSTGNPPSSGSGSGSHTPPSHGSGEGGHGGKSPGGNCGTPAPSGGHKHHHHHNPTPSPPSGGHGGGSYSPSPPTHHGGGGTPPSTPTPDPGTPSTPGGGGYYPSPTPTTPTPSTPSTPSTPTIETPPTPTVDPGTPSTPGGGGYYPSPTPTPTPSTPSTPTIETPPTPTIDPGTPSTPGGGGYYPSPTPTPSTPSTPTIETPPTPTVDPGTPSTPGGGGYYPSPTPTTPSTPTIETPPTPIIDPGTPSAPGVFPIDPNSPPFTCNYWRTHPTLIWGLFGWLGTVGNSFGVASVPGFGSNMNLLQALSNSRTDAYGDLYREGTASLLNSMVSKSFTYTTKQVRDSFVSALTSDKSAAAAQAHLFKLANEGRA, encoded by the exons ATGGGGAATTACAAGCAAATATCTCTAATTTTGTGGGCTGCATTGCTCATACATAATTTGGTCATTCCTGTTATGGCTAGAGCTTCTTTTGAAGAACAAAAGACATATTACTCTCCTGATCCGAGTACCGGAAATCCTCCTA GTTCAGGTTCAGGTTCAGGTTCACATACACCTCCGTCTCATGGTTCAGGAGAAGGTGGTCATGGAGGAAAATCACCTGGTGGGAATTGTGGTACCCCGGCCCCTAGTGGAGGGCATAAACATCACCATCATCATAACCCTACCCCATCCCCTCCATCAGGAGGGCATGGAGGAGGTAGTTATTCTCCGTCTCCACCAACTCATCATGGTGGAGGTGGAACCCCTCCTAGTACACCAACTCCTGACCCCGGTACTCCAAGCACTCCAGGAGGTGGTGGATACTATCCTTCCCCTACTCCTACTACTCCTACACCTAGTACACCATCCACCCCCTCTACGCCTACTATTGAAACACCACCAACTCCTACCGTTGATCCTGGAACTCCAAGCACTCCGGGGGGTGGTGGTTACTATCCTTCGCCTACACCTACACCTACACCTAGTACCCCTTCTACACCTACTATTGAAACACCACCTACTCCTACCATTGACCCTGGCACGCCAAGCACTCCAGGTGGCGGTGGTTACTATCCTTCGCCTACACCTACACCTAGTACCCCTTCTACACCTACTATTGAAACACCACCAACTCCTACCGTTGACCCTGGCACGCCAAGCACTCCGGGGGGTGGTGGTTACTATCCTTCCCCTACACCTACTACCCCGTCTACACCTACCATTGAAACACCACCTACCCCTATCATTGACCCCGGAACTCCAAGTGCTCCAGGTGTTTTCCCAATTGACCCCAACTCGCCACCTTTTACATGCAA TTACTGGAGGACTCACCCGACGCTTATATGGGGTTTATTTGGCTGGTTGGGAACGGTAGGAAATTCATTTGGTGTGGCTAGTGTTCCAGGATTTGGTTCAAACATGAACTTGCTTCAAGCACTTTCAAACTCTCGTACCGATGCATACGGGGATCTGTACAGAGAAGGAACAGCTTCATTATTGAACTCCATGGTTAGCAAAAGTTTCACCTACACTACCAAACAAGTCAGGGATAGTTTTGTTTCAGCACTTACTTCAGACAAGTCAGCAGCAGCAGCTCAGGCACATCTATTCAAGTTAGCTAACGAGGGTAGAGCTTGA
- the LOC107007420 gene encoding protodermal factor 1-like isoform X1, producing MGNYKQISLILWAALLIHNLVIPVMARASFEEQKTYYSPDPSTGNPPSSGSGSGSGSHTPPSHGSGEGGHGGKSPGGNCGTPAPSGGHKHHHHHNPTPSPPSGGHGGGSYSPSPPTHHGGGGTPPSTPTPDPGTPSTPGGGGYYPSPTPTTPTPSTPSTPSTPTIETPPTPTVDPGTPSTPGGGGYYPSPTPTPTPSTPSTPTIETPPTPTIDPGTPSTPGGGGYYPSPTPTPSTPSTPTIETPPTPTVDPGTPSTPGGGGYYPSPTPTTPSTPTIETPPTPIIDPGTPSAPGVFPIDPNSPPFTCNYWRTHPTLIWGLFGWLGTVGNSFGVASVPGFGSNMNLLQALSNSRTDAYGDLYREGTASLLNSMVSKSFTYTTKQVRDSFVSALTSDKSAAAAQAHLFKLANEGRA from the exons ATGGGGAATTACAAGCAAATATCTCTAATTTTGTGGGCTGCATTGCTCATACATAATTTGGTCATTCCTGTTATGGCTAGAGCTTCTTTTGAAGAACAAAAGACATATTACTCTCCTGATCCGAGTACCGGAAATCCTCCTAGTTCAG GTTCAGGTTCAGGTTCAGGTTCACATACACCTCCGTCTCATGGTTCAGGAGAAGGTGGTCATGGAGGAAAATCACCTGGTGGGAATTGTGGTACCCCGGCCCCTAGTGGAGGGCATAAACATCACCATCATCATAACCCTACCCCATCCCCTCCATCAGGAGGGCATGGAGGAGGTAGTTATTCTCCGTCTCCACCAACTCATCATGGTGGAGGTGGAACCCCTCCTAGTACACCAACTCCTGACCCCGGTACTCCAAGCACTCCAGGAGGTGGTGGATACTATCCTTCCCCTACTCCTACTACTCCTACACCTAGTACACCATCCACCCCCTCTACGCCTACTATTGAAACACCACCAACTCCTACCGTTGATCCTGGAACTCCAAGCACTCCGGGGGGTGGTGGTTACTATCCTTCGCCTACACCTACACCTACACCTAGTACCCCTTCTACACCTACTATTGAAACACCACCTACTCCTACCATTGACCCTGGCACGCCAAGCACTCCAGGTGGCGGTGGTTACTATCCTTCGCCTACACCTACACCTAGTACCCCTTCTACACCTACTATTGAAACACCACCAACTCCTACCGTTGACCCTGGCACGCCAAGCACTCCGGGGGGTGGTGGTTACTATCCTTCCCCTACACCTACTACCCCGTCTACACCTACCATTGAAACACCACCTACCCCTATCATTGACCCCGGAACTCCAAGTGCTCCAGGTGTTTTCCCAATTGACCCCAACTCGCCACCTTTTACATGCAA TTACTGGAGGACTCACCCGACGCTTATATGGGGTTTATTTGGCTGGTTGGGAACGGTAGGAAATTCATTTGGTGTGGCTAGTGTTCCAGGATTTGGTTCAAACATGAACTTGCTTCAAGCACTTTCAAACTCTCGTACCGATGCATACGGGGATCTGTACAGAGAAGGAACAGCTTCATTATTGAACTCCATGGTTAGCAAAAGTTTCACCTACACTACCAAACAAGTCAGGGATAGTTTTGTTTCAGCACTTACTTCAGACAAGTCAGCAGCAGCAGCTCAGGCACATCTATTCAAGTTAGCTAACGAGGGTAGAGCTTGA